The region GTCGCGGACCTTGGGGATGTGTGGTGGACCATTCTCAACAACGTTGACCCTGAGCGTGATGTATGCCCCGTCACTTCACAGGGCGGCACCCTGCTGGCCTGGGACGGCGCCCGCAAGCTGCCGGAAGAAGGCTTCGTGCGCGAGTGGCCGCCCAAGATCGTCATGGACGAACAGATTCAGCGCCGGGTAGACGCCCGCTGGCACCTGTACGGCCTGCCCGAACGCTGGCGCTGATCACCCGCCCGCCGCCCCTTACAATCGCGCGGTGACCTTTGCCGCGACTCCCAGCCCACGCACCGAACTGAGGGCCCTGCTGACGCTCGCGGGCCCTGTCGTGGTTTCGCAGTTCGCAGCAAATGCGCTGGCGTTGATTGCCACAGCTGTCATTGGCCGGCTGGGAACAGCAGAGCTTGCGGCAGCGGCTTATGCCAACGCGGCGTATTACCTGGGTTTCATCATGCTGGTTGGGGTGATGCTCTCGGTGGCGCCCCGGGTGGCCCGGGCCCATGGTGCAGGTGACAGCGCTGGAATCGCGCGGGCGTTGCGGGGCGGTCTGTGGCTGGCTGTGGCGCTGACGCTGGTGTGGCTGCCTGTGATGTGGCTGGTGGCAGCATGGCTACCAGCGGTGGCTCCCCCGGACATCCGGTCAGATCTGGCGGCCACCTACCTGAAAATCTATGCACTGGGCATGCTGCCTAATCTGGCCATTCTTGCCTTGCGCGGAACGCTGGAGGGTACAGGCAAGCCGCGGGTCGTTACGGCAATCAGCCTGCTGGGGGTGGGCTTTGCCGCTGTGGTAAGTCCTGCGCTCGCCTACGGGTGGGGGCCGTTGCCGCGCCTGGGGTTACCGGGTGCAGCCGCAACCAGTGTGCTGGCCACCTGGGGAATGGCCCTGGCACTGTGGCCACTCGCCTGGCGTCAGGCGGTCAGTGACGTCTCTGTCCAGGATGTCCGTCAGGAAGTTCGTGCTCTCTTCCGGCTGGGCTGGCCAATTGGTCTGACGTTGGGGGCAGAGGGCGGAATGTTTACCGTCACCACACTGTTGATGGCCCGCTTTGGCCCGGAGGTGCTTGCCGCACACAATGTGACCCTGCAGGCCATCACGGCCATCTTTATGATTCCGCTGGGCATTTCCTCGGCCACAGGCGTGCGTGTAGGTCAGGCAGCGGGAGCGGGTGAGTGGCAACGCGCGCGTTGGGCTGGCCTGCTGGGCCTGGCTGTGTCGGGTGGGGTGATGGTGGGCTTTGCGGTGCTGGAGCTGGTCGCGCCGCGGCTGGTGTTCGGTGTGTTTCTCGATACGGGCAACCCTGCCAATGCATCCGTGATTGCCGCAGCAACTATTTTCCTAGGCATTGCCGCCTTATTTCAGACAGTCGATGGAATCCAGGTCACCGCCAACGGTGCCTTACGGGGATTGCAGGACACGCGTGCGCCACTACTGGTATCGCTCTTGGCTTACTGGTTGTTGGGGCTGGGGCTCGGCGCGTGGCTGGCATTTGGACTGGATATGGGTGGACGAGGACTGTGGTTTGGTTTGACAGCGGGCCTGACTTTTGCTGCCGTGGCGCTGGTCTGGCGATTCCTGATGATGACGAAGAAGGCTCACTGAGAGTGCTCAGGTTATAGGCGCAGTTGTTCACAGAGAGCATCAGCATACAGACGTAGGCAGCAGTCAAGGTGGCTGGTGGGTCGAGGGCCTGGGCAGAGCGTCATTCCGCGTGTCTGGTAGGCCTTTTTTCAGGTTGCGCTTGTCAACTGTTGCTCTCCCGGGGGAAGGGTGTTGACAGGTAAGTGGCTAGGGTATATAGTTCCCTTCGCCCAAGAAATCGGGCGAGCGGAAAACCCCGAAAGAGGACCGCTGGGACGCATGAAAATCTGGTGTTGAATGACGATGACAGGGCCGCCCGACAGGGTGGTACAAGCGGATACTCCCCCGAGTATCTCCAGACTTGTGAAGGTCGCGAGACCACAAACGGTATCCAATGGATACAGCCAAGCGCAAGCGAGGCATCAAACACATCAACAACGCTTCCCTTAGGGGGGGTTTGCTGAACCAATATTTGGAGAGTTTGATCCTGGCTCAGGGTGAACGCTGGCGGCGTGCTTAAGACATGCAAGTCGAACGGGGGAAGCTTGCTTCCCCAGTGGCGCACGGGTGAGTAACGCGTAACTGACCTACCCCAAAGTCGCGGATAACGTCTCGAAAGAGGCGCTAATACGTGATGTGCAGTCAGATCATGTTCTGCCTGTAAAGATTTATTGCTTTGGGATGGGGTTGCGTTCCATCAGCTAGTTGGTGGGGTAAAGGCCTACCAAGGCGACGACGGATAGCCGGCCTGAGAGGGTGGCCGGCCACAGGGGCACTGAGACACGGGTCCCACTCCTACGGGAGGCAGCAGTTAGGAATCTTCCACAATGGGCGAAAGCCTGATGGAGCGACGCCGCGTGAGGGATGAAGGTTTTCGGATCGTAAACCTCTGAATCAGGGACGAAAGACACTTCGGTGGGATGACGGTACCTGAGTAATAGCACCGGCTAACTCCGTGCCAGCAGCCGCGGTAATACGGAGGGTGCAAGCGTTACCCGGAATCACTGGGCGTAAAGGGCGTGTAGGCGGGATGTTAAGTCTGGTTTTAAAGACTGCGGCTCAACCGCAGGGATGGACTGGATACTGGCATTCTTGACCTCTGGAGAGGAAACCGGAATTCCTGGTGTAGCGGTGGAATGCGTAGATACCAGGAGGAACACCAATGGCGAAGGCAGGTTTCTGGACAGAAGGTGACGCTGAGGCGCGAAAGTGTGGGGAGCGAACCGGATTAGATACCCGGGTAGTCCACACCCTAAACGATGTACGTTGGCTAAGCGCAGGATGCTGTGCTTGGCGAAGCTAACGCGATAAACGTACCGCCTGGGAAGTACGGCCGCAAGGTTGAAACTCAAAGGAATTGACGGGGGCCCGCACAAGCGGTGGAGCATGTGGTTTAATTCGAAGCAACGCGAAGAACCTTACCAGGTCTTGACATCCATGGAACCGTTGAGAGATCAGCGGGTGCCCTTCGGGGAGCCATGAGACAGGTGCTGCATGGCTGTCGTCAGCTCGTGTCG is a window of Deinococcus deserti VCD115 DNA encoding:
- a CDS encoding MATE family efflux transporter, whose product is MTFAATPSPRTELRALLTLAGPVVVSQFAANALALIATAVIGRLGTAELAAAAYANAAYYLGFIMLVGVMLSVAPRVARAHGAGDSAGIARALRGGLWLAVALTLVWLPVMWLVAAWLPAVAPPDIRSDLAATYLKIYALGMLPNLAILALRGTLEGTGKPRVVTAISLLGVGFAAVVSPALAYGWGPLPRLGLPGAAATSVLATWGMALALWPLAWRQAVSDVSVQDVRQEVRALFRLGWPIGLTLGAEGGMFTVTTLLMARFGPEVLAAHNVTLQAITAIFMIPLGISSATGVRVGQAAGAGEWQRARWAGLLGLAVSGGVMVGFAVLELVAPRLVFGVFLDTGNPANASVIAAATIFLGIAALFQTVDGIQVTANGALRGLQDTRAPLLVSLLAYWLLGLGLGAWLAFGLDMGGRGLWFGLTAGLTFAAVALVWRFLMMTKKAH